The proteins below come from a single Methanocalculus natronophilus genomic window:
- the sepF gene encoding cell division protein SepF — protein sequence VFDLADKLMLRKPLILNFETFDLIESNRFIVFLSGVIYALDGNVEVIRDKIMAFATKDDLKDKSLRKFINKYKE from the coding sequence GTGTTTGACTTAGCCGATAAGTTAATGCTTAGAAAACCTTTAATCCTAAATTTTGAAACCTTTGATTTAATCGAAAGCAATCGTTTTATTGTTTTTTTAAGTGGCGTTATTTATGCACTTGATGGCAATGTAGAAGTGATTCGTGATAAAATAATGGCATTCGCAACCAAAGATGATTTAAAAGATAAATCACTCAGAAAGTTTATTAACAAATACAAGGAGT